In the genome of Streptomyces sp. NBC_00259, the window GCGCGCAGCCGGCTGCTGCACCGGCTCCGGCTCCTCGGCGTCGGCTGGGGCGCGCCGGAGGCGGGGCGTGGCTCGACCGGCACCTTCCGGGAGACCTGGCGGCTGCGCTGGGAGCCCGAGCTGTACGTCAAGGTCGCCGAAGCGGGCGTGTGGGGCACCACGGTGCTCTCCGCCGCGACCGCCAGGGCGGAGGCGCAGGCCGTGTCGGCGACGGCGCTCGCCGATGTCACCTCCCTCGCCGAGCGCTGCCTGCTCGCCGAACTGCCCGAAGCCCTCCCGGTGGTGATGAAGGCCCTCGCCGACCGGGCCGCGCTGGACGCGGACGTCGGCCATCTCGCCCAGGCCCTGCCGGCGCTCGCCCGCTCCCTGCGGTACGGAGACGTCCGTGCCACGGACACCGCGGCGCTCGGTGACGTGGCGGCCGGGCTCGCCGAGCGGATCTGCGTCGGGCTGCCGCCCGCCTGCACCGGCCTCGACGCGGACGGCGCGGCCGAGATGCGGGGGCATCTCGACGGCGTCCACACGGCGATCGGACTGCTGCCGCGGGCCGAGGAGTTGAGCGGGCGCTGGGCGGACGTGCTGCGCAAGCTCGCGCTGCGCGACACCGTGCCCGGGGTGATACGAGGGCGCGCGGTCCGGCTGCTGCTGGACGACGGCCGCCTCGCCGAGGACGAGGCCGCACGGCTGATGGGGCTTGCGCTCTCTCCCGGCACCCCGCCCGCCGACGCCGCGGCCTGGATCGAGGGCTTCGTCGGCGGTGCGTCGGGAGGCGGCATGCTCCTGGTGCACGACGAGCGCCTCCTCGGACTGGTCGACGCCTGGCTGACATCCGTTCCGGCGAGCGCGTTCACGGATGTGCTGCCGCTGCTGAGGCGCACGTTCTCGGCATACGAGCCGGGCGTGCGCCGCACCCTCGGGGAACTGGTGCGGCGCGGCCCCGCGGCCGGGGGGCGGCCGGCGCGGGGAGAGGCAGGCGTGCCCGGATTCGGGGCCGGGCTCGACGAGGAGCGGGCGGACGCGGTGCTGCCCGTACTGCGGCTGATTCTGGAGGGGGAGCACGTATGACAGCGCCGGGAGCACAGAGGGCAACGCCGGACGCGCCGGCGGACACGGCACCCGACGAGCGGCTGCGGCGCTGGCGGCTCGTCCTGGGAGGCGACGCGGCCGACGGCACCGGCTGCGCACTGTCCGGGACGGACACCGCGATGGACGGCGCACTGGCCGCGCTCTACGGGGCGGCGGGCAGCGGCCAGGACAGGCGGGGCGGCAGGCGTTCGGCCGGGCTGGAAGGCTCCGCGCCCAGTGTCGCGCGCTGGCTCGGAGACATCCGCACCTACTTCCCGAGCTCCGTCGTCCAGGTCATGCAGCGCGACGCGATCGACCGGCTCGGCCTGTCCACACTGCTGCTGGAGCCGGAGATGCTGGAGGCCGTCGAGGCGGACGTCCACCTCGTCGGGACCCTCCTCTCCCTGAACAAGGCGATGCCCGAGACGACCAAGGAGACCGCCCGCATGGTCGTCCGCAAGGTCGTCGAGGACCTGGAGAAGCGCCTGGCCAGCCGCACCCGTTCGACGCTCACCGGCGCGCTCGACCGCAGTGCGCGCATCAGCCGCCCGCGGCACCGGGACATCGACTGGGACCGCACGATCCGGGCGAATCTGAAGAACTACCTGCCCGAGTACCACACGGTGGTGCCCGAGCGGCTCGTCGGCTACGGACGCGCGTCGCAGTCCGTGAAGAAGGACGTCGTCCTGTGCATCGACCAGTCGGGGTCGATGGCGGCGTCCGTCGTCTACGCCTCGGTGTTCGGCGCGGTGCTCGCCTCGATGCGCTCGATCGCGACGCGGCTCGTCGTCTTCGACACCGCGGTCGTCGACCTGACGGAACAACTGGACGATCCGGTGGACGTCCTGTTCGGCACCCAGCTCGGCGGCGGCACGGACATCAACCGGGCCCTCGCGTACTGCCAGTCGCAGATCACCCGGCCCGCCGACACCGTCGTCGTGCTGATCAGCGATCTGTACGAAGGCGGCATCCGGGACGAGATGCTGAAGCGGGTCGCGACGATGAAGGCGTCGGGCGTGCAGTTCGTCACCCTCCTCGCGCTCTCCGACGAGGGAGCCCCCGCCTACGACCGCGAGCACGCGGCGGCCCTCGCGGCGCTGGGTGCCCCGGCGTTCGCGTGCACGCCCGACCTCTTCCCCGAGGTGATGGCCGCAGCGATCGAGAAGCGGCCACTGCCCATACCGGACAAGGCGACTCATCAGTAACAAGGGACTTGCGTAAACCCAGGAGGCTCGTGCAAGCATCGTCCCTGTTGCCCGTGGAGGGTCATGTTCCGCGACTGGGAGGGCTCGTCCCATTTCGACTGTCACCGCTGCTCAGCCTGTTGCCGCCGGGCGCTTCGTGCGCCGTGCGGCCGGCCGGCATGCGGTGCGTGCGGCAGCGGTGTTGCTGTTCCTCGGCGGGCTGGCGGTGCTGGGATTCGTCCTCGGCGGCCAGGCGCACGCGGCGGAACGGCCCGGCGTGGCCACGGCGTCGGCCGCCGCGGCCGACCGCGGTGCTCCCGTTCGCAGTGGTCCCGTCCGGCAACTCCGTGACAGCGCCGAGCCGGTCAAGAGCGTGGCACGGCACGCGGTGCGGCCGGCCGCCGAGCAGGCCGTGCGCGACGTCGTGCGGCCCGTCGCCGAGCCGGTGGTGGAGCGGGCGGTCCGTCCGGTCGTCCGGCCCGTCGCCGACGCCGTCGAGAAGACCGTCACCGATGTGACGGAGCCCGTCGCTGACGTGGTCGACCCGGCCGTCCAGGGCCTGCCCGCACGGCCGTTGCCCGTACCCGCCCCGATGTGGCCGGGCGACGGAGCGGCCGTTCCCGGCCTGGATCTGCCCCTGGGCAGCGCTCCGGCGGCCGGCATGCTCGACGTGCCACGACCCGTCGCACCCGCGGGCCCCGCCCCCGTCGCCATCGCGGCCGGCAAGGTCCCGGCCACCGACCGGCAGTACCGCTACGGGTACGTCGCGGACGCACCCGGGTCCGCCCGCGCCGACGCGGCCGTCCGTACTCCGGTGTTCGGTGACGGCCTGGGCGGCGGTCCGTACCCGCGGTACCCCGGCCACGTTCCGGCCGGTCCGCACGGTGGCGTGATCCAGACCGCCGCCGACAACCACACACCACGACCCGGCGACCAGCACGCCGCGTGGTTCCCGCACGCCATGGCCTTCGGGCTCGTGCCCGGCTCCCGGCAGCCGGCGACCGGCGCCGACGTCCGCGACCGGCATCGCGACATCCTCGAATTTCCCGGATAGGGCAGGCCGTTCCCCCGCCTCATGACCTGCCGCGCGGGGGCGGAGCAGGTCTGCCCGAAACCGTCGGAAACCGAAGGAAACTCCCGATCATGAACAAGAACATCCGCCGTTCCATAGCCGTCGCGGCCGGTGCCGCCGGCATGTGGGCCATCGGCACCGCCGCCGCCAGCGCGGACGAGCTGCCCTCGCTCTCCCTCTCGACCGCCGACCAGGCGGTGGACTCCGTCGACGACACCGTCACCGGTGTCACCGAGGCCCCGGCCGTCGCTGCCGTGACCGGCAAGGCGCAGGCCACGGTGCAGGCCACCGCGGGTGCCGCGAGCGCCACCGCCGCCACCGTGACGGGCACCGCCACCGCGACGGCAGAGCAGGCCAAGGGCGCCGCCCACGACGCCACCCGGGCCCCGGTCGCCGCCACCGCGGACCAGACCCGCCACTACGTCGAGAGCGAACTGCCCGACGCGGGCGCCGAGATCGACTACCTCTTCGGTCCGCTCTCCGCCTTCGCCCCCGAGCTGGTGGAGCAGACCCCGGCCGCGGCCCAGGGCTACGCCCAGGGCGCGGTCACCGCCGCCGGCCCGATCGTCGACGAGACCGCGCAGGACGTTCTGCCGCCCGTCGCCGACCGCGCGGTCGACGGTGTGCTCCCGGTCGCCGGCCAGGCGGTCGGTGACGTCGATGGCCTGGCCACGGGTGTCGTCGGCGACGTGACCCCGTTCGCGGGCGGTGTCGTGGGCGAGGTCCAGCCGTTCGCGTACGGCGTGGTCGGCGAGGTCCAGCCCTTCGCGGGCGGCGTCGTCGGCTCGGTCCAGCCGGTCGTCGAGACC includes:
- a CDS encoding VWA domain-containing protein, translating into MTAPGAQRATPDAPADTAPDERLRRWRLVLGGDAADGTGCALSGTDTAMDGALAALYGAAGSGQDRRGGRRSAGLEGSAPSVARWLGDIRTYFPSSVVQVMQRDAIDRLGLSTLLLEPEMLEAVEADVHLVGTLLSLNKAMPETTKETARMVVRKVVEDLEKRLASRTRSTLTGALDRSARISRPRHRDIDWDRTIRANLKNYLPEYHTVVPERLVGYGRASQSVKKDVVLCIDQSGSMAASVVYASVFGAVLASMRSIATRLVVFDTAVVDLTEQLDDPVDVLFGTQLGGGTDINRALAYCQSQITRPADTVVVLISDLYEGGIRDEMLKRVATMKASGVQFVTLLALSDEGAPAYDREHAAALAALGAPAFACTPDLFPEVMAAAIEKRPLPIPDKATHQ